In Zymoseptoria tritici IPO323 chromosome 7, whole genome shotgun sequence, a single genomic region encodes these proteins:
- the CYP-43 gene encoding putative P450 monooxygenase (p450 with unknown function), with amino-acid sequence MSNTDIILTLLKLGFRILVAGIGLSILTLLYNISPFHPLAKYPGPIHWRATRLFASYHHSTGDLYQHIAAFHDRYGHTVRVAPDELSFTDPEAWAQIYNSRPQLPKSTYHFGELSNDRLPTSMITAHDAEHNRLRRLLGPAFQNSSIAEVEPVLQQYFDLLCKQLTIASREGSQDIGEWFLWALNDVIGHLALDQKWECLEKRRLHPWPSYLLNVLKLSAAVNQFRRWGVTMDMLMPFMSAKSRTDAENFIEIAHDAINERLAKEEDEQKSDTDGSSARPDIVGLITREMKGGDKLTKAEVTSNCVLIVGGGAETTATCLSSTMYHLCSTPRVMNKLREEIRAQFSSSEEITLKAVQEMPYLKATIDEALRMFPVASYICPRITPKGGHIVAGEVIPSGFNVTMGQWAMGRSKHLFDNPNEFRPERWVDSEVQDACGRRVNDILKPFSMGPRDCVGKLLALAEARLVTAKLLWHFDMELDGDHSTWVQDARFYVLWQLRPLKVKLTPIRT; translated from the exons ATGTCAAACACCGACATCATCTTGACTCTGCTGAAGCTAGGCTTTCGCATCCTGGTCGCT GGCATTGGACTGTCAATCCTCACACTCCTCTACAACATCTCGCCATTTCATCCGCTCGCGAAATATCCTGGCCCGATTCACTGGCGAGCAACTCGGCTCTTCGCATCTTACCATCATTCTACAGGTGACTTGTACCAG CATATCGCCGCTTTTCACGACCGCTATGGGCATACCGTTCGCGTCGCTCCGGACGAGCTCTCATTCACCGATCCGGAAGCATGGGCGCAGATTTACAACTCTCGTCCGCAACTCCCCAAGTCCACTTACCACTTCGGAGAGCTCAGCAACGATCGCTTGCCCACGAGTATGATCACTGCCCACGATGCGGAACACAATCGTTTGCGCAGGCTGCTCGGTCCGGCCTTCCAGAACAGCAGCATCGCGGAAGTCGAGCCAGTTCTGCAGCAGTACTTCGACCTTCTCTGCAAGCAACTCACCATCGCGAGCCGCGAAGGTTCCCAGGACATAGGCGAATGGTTTCTCTGGGCCCTCAACGACGTGATTGGTCATCTGGCGCTCGATCAGAAATGGGAGTGTCTGGAAAAGCGGAGGCTGCATCCTTGGCCTTCGTATCTGCTCAACGTGCTGAAGCTGAGTGCGGCTGTCAATCAATTCCGGCGATGGGGAGTGACGATGGACATGCTCATGCCGTTCATGTCGGCCAAGTCGAGAACCGACGCAGAGAACTTTATTGAAATTGCTCACGACGCTATCAACGAGCGACTTGccaaggaagaagatgagcagAAGAGTGATACAGACGGCTCCTCAGCGCGGCCGGACATCGTCGGATTGATAACACGGGAAATGAAAGGTGGAGACAAACTGACCAAGGCGGAAGTGACATCCAACTGCGTCCTGATcgttggcggcggtg CGGAGACTACGGCCACCTGCCTGAGCTCCACAATGTATCATCTCTGCAGCACGCCGAGGGTGATGAACAAACTTCGCGAGGAGATCCGAGCGCAATTCTCATCGTCCGAGGAGATTACCCTTAAGGCAGTCCAGGAAATGCCGTACTTGAAGGCGACGATTGACGAAGCCTTGAGGATGTTTCCCGTCGCCTCGTACATCTGTCCACGAATCACGCCGAAGGGAGGACATATCGTTGCTGGAGAGGTCATTCCCTCCGGG TTCAACGTCACAATGGGTCAGTGGGCCATGGGTCGATCGAAGCACCTCTTTGACAACCCGAACGAGTTCAGACCGGAACGATGGGTCGACTCGGAAGTGCAGGATGCGTGTGGGCGGCGTGTAAACGACATTCTCAAGCCATTCAGCATGGGACCGAGAGATTGTGTGGGCAAGCT GCTGGCGTTGGCTGAAGCACGCTTAGTTACAGCAAAGCTACTTTGGCATTTCGACATGGAATTGGACGGTGATCACTCTACCTGGGTGCAAGATGCCAGATTCTAT GTTCTGTGGCAACTACGGCCGCTCAAAGTGAAGCTCACACCAATCAGGACGTGA
- a CDS encoding uncharacterized protein (Basic Protein (pI 8.38); predicted plasmatic membrane-bound with extracelelluar face. Not clear if it belongs to a fungal highly divergent protein family (poor homology with fungal hypothetical proteins) or it is M. graminicola specific.): MKLFNLLVLAPLALAAPLTKRQSAQATNQGITNIDTAVRELITQLNAYQGGILESQPVIDASVNIHKVNRDAKAAADASPRFNQQDSQVIVKNVMDSVGVSIPQAVEIIKAKKPLFDEAQVSSLVKATIDLLQYDHRTFSASVGAKLTLTTLPGGLAGAEDQWQCDRFERLLEDSGHQVNRSTATCLERDYFPRARLLPSSATTSLERDYFPRARLLPVSANVSVEYDCCLLLDGDSGKLNNKLNNKRSRTSLFLPLTTTRTAHITIMSKPAIDTQEAVPPPRKRYPWSRPSPPPTSLSPPPPPPPPPPPRKRYPWSRPSPPPRKRYPWSRPTPPPPPPPTPPQQQLVHVPTESRILRYPPPTGPRVPDYYQPERNQAVLGYHYYKEHIDKCPPPRHNPYPRPEHVGPHGRRDQEDALEWARRSYPRGEPLYLLPNPPIRRSPSSSYESEMPPQESIVDLSRVWDTTSGEWLYRDVNYHSTPQDPVPAENEQAAEGIMLIEQLAPAENEQAAEGIGLVEQLAPAENEQAAEGIAPIERTISIRLIWIWIAIILCIGMPIFAWFRGTGSG; this comes from the exons ATGAAGCTCTtcaacctcctcgtcctcgctccCCTTGCCCTGGCAGCTCCTCTCACAAAGCGCCAGTCCGCCCAGGCTACCAACCAAGGAATTACCAACATTGATACTGCCGTCCGCGAGCTCATCACTCAGCTAAATGCCTACCAAGGAGGCATCCTCGAATCACAGCCCGTCATCGACGCTTCCGTCAACATCCACAAGGTCAACCGCGACGCCAAAGCCGCTGCCGATGCGAGTCCGAGGTTCAACCAACAGGATTCTCAAGTCATTGTGAAGAATGTGATGGACAGTGTTGGAGTGTCGATTCCGCAGGCGGTGGAGATTATtaaggcgaagaagcc ATTGTTCGATGAGGCACAGGTCTCGAGCCTGGTCAAGGCTACGATCGATCTGTTGCAGTATGATCACAGGACTTTCTCGGCCTCAGTGGGAGCCAAGCTCACGCTGACGACTCTGCCGGGCGGTCTGGCCGGCGCTG AAGATCAATGGCAATGTGACCGATTTGAGAGAC tCTTAGAAGACTCCGGCCATCAAGTGAACCGAAG CACGGCTACTTGCCTCGAGCGCGACTACTTCCCTCGAGCGCGACTACTTCCCTCGAGCGCGACTACTTCCCTCGAGCGCGACTACTTCCCTCGAGCGCGGTTACTTCCCGTGAGTGCGAATGTCTCCGTCGAGTACGACTGTTGTCTCTTGCTCGA CGGCGACAGCGGAAAGCTCAACAACAAGCTCAACAACAAACGCAGCAGAACTTCACTTTTCCTTCCACTAACAACAACACGCACAGC GCACATCACCATCATGAGCAAGCCAGCCATTGACACTCAGGAGGCCGTCCCACCACCGCGAAAGCGCTATCCGTGGTCTcgaccatcaccaccaccgacttctctttcgccgccgccgccaccccctccgccgcctcctccacggAAGCGCTATCCGTGGTCTcgaccatcaccaccaccgcggAAGCGCTATCCTTGGTCTCGgccaacaccaccgccacctcctccgcccacGCCGCCTCAGCAGCAACTTGTCCATGTGCCCACCGAGTCACGCATCCTTCGCTATCCTCCACCAACCGGACCGCGGGTTCCGGACTACTACCAGCCAGAGAGGAACCAGGCGGTGTTGGGCTACCACTATTACAAGGAACATATCGACAAGTGCCCTCCACCGCGCCACAACCCCTACCCTCGGCCAGAGCACGTCGGCCCACATGGCCGCagagatcaagaagacgCACTCGAGTGGGCCCGGCGGAGTTATCCCCGCGGCGAACCTCTCTACTTGCTGCCTAACCCACCAATCCGCCGGTCTCCAAGCTCTTCGTACGAATCGGAGATGCCGCCGCAGGAGTCCATTGTGGATTTGAGCCGAGTTTGGGATACCACCAGTGGCGAGTGGCTCTATCGGGATGTCAACTACCATTCCACTCCCCAAGATCCCGTGCCCGCAGAGAATGAGCAAGCGGCGGAAGGAATTATGTTGATCGAGCAGCTCGCGCCCGCAGAGAATGAGCAAGCGGCCGAAGGAATTGGGTTGGTCGAGCAGCTCGCGCCTGCAGAGAATGAGCAAGCGGCCGAAGGAATCGCGCCGATCGAGCGGACCATCTCCATTCGACTCATCTGGATCTGGATCGCCATTATTCTCTGCATCGGAATGCCGATCTTTGCCTGGTTTCGCGGGACTGGCTCTGGATGA